A single genomic interval of Novosphingobium ginsenosidimutans harbors:
- a CDS encoding UDP-glucose--hexose-1-phosphate uridylyltransferase produces the protein MSFDPNQHPHRRYDPLRDEWLLVSPHRARRPWQGQVEEPDLSARPHHDPDCYLCPGNARVTGERNPDYSGTYVFQNDFAALLPDSPAPVDDDPLFRAAGAQGESRVICFSPDHALTLPELPVAAIRGVVDCWAEQVAELSARYAHVQVFENKGAMMGCSNPHPHGQVWATSYVPQELATEARTQDAWAGEAPMLLELAQREADGPRVVVQSGHWLAIVPFWAAWPFEVLLLPRFSVRRMPELDPAQRDDLAAVLKDLTTRYDNLFQCSFPYSMGWHGAPGQGEGHPRWQLHAHFYPPLLRSASVRKFMVGYELLAEAQRDLTPEQAAERLRASGSVHYRHGQ, from the coding sequence ATGAGCTTTGACCCCAACCAGCACCCGCATCGCCGCTACGATCCGCTGCGGGACGAATGGCTGCTGGTCTCGCCCCACCGCGCGCGGCGGCCGTGGCAGGGGCAGGTCGAGGAGCCGGATCTTTCGGCCCGCCCGCACCACGATCCGGACTGCTACCTCTGCCCCGGCAATGCCCGCGTAACGGGCGAGCGCAATCCCGACTACTCGGGCACCTACGTCTTCCAGAACGATTTCGCCGCGCTGCTGCCGGATAGTCCTGCCCCGGTGGATGACGATCCGCTGTTCCGGGCGGCTGGCGCGCAGGGTGAGAGCCGGGTGATCTGCTTCTCACCCGATCACGCGCTGACCCTGCCCGAGCTTCCCGTGGCGGCGATCCGCGGGGTAGTCGATTGCTGGGCGGAGCAGGTAGCCGAATTGTCGGCGCGCTATGCTCACGTCCAGGTGTTCGAGAACAAGGGTGCGATGATGGGGTGCTCCAACCCGCACCCACATGGCCAGGTCTGGGCGACGAGCTATGTTCCGCAGGAACTGGCAACAGAGGCCCGCACACAAGATGCGTGGGCCGGCGAAGCGCCAATGCTGCTTGAACTGGCGCAGCGCGAAGCTGATGGACCGCGCGTAGTCGTGCAGAGCGGCCACTGGCTGGCAATCGTGCCGTTCTGGGCAGCCTGGCCGTTCGAGGTGCTGCTGCTGCCGCGTTTTTCCGTGCGACGTATGCCCGAACTTGACCCTGCCCAGCGCGATGATCTGGCCGCTGTGCTTAAGGACCTGACCACCCGCTACGATAACCTGTTCCAATGCAGCTTTCCCTATTCGATGGGTTGGCACGGCGCGCCGGGGCAGGGGGAAGGGCATCCGCGCTGGCAGCTCCACGCGCATTTCTATCCGCCGCTGCTGCGCTCGGCCTCGGTCCGCAAGTTCATGGTCGGCTATGAACTGCTGGCCGAAGCCCAGCGCGACCTGACGCCCGAGCAGGCGGCAGAACGGCTGCGGGCGTCGGGCAGCGTCCATTACCGGCACGGCCAATGA
- a CDS encoding MFS transporter: MTAATIPAASSAYAGPRPQLSVAQILQMNLGFLGLQFSFGLQQANMSPIWGYLGAEEKNFAWLGIAGPLTGLIVQPIIGSLSDRTASRWGRRTPYFLAGAVMCALGLFLMPLSASVLMAFSLLFLLDVGNNVTMEPYRAYVNDRLEADQRGFGFLSQSAFTGLAQCLAYLSPTLLVTWFGLSKDATAGGGIPTFTLVSFWIGAVLSLGTILWSITRVPELKLPDAERARLAALPKNPAATLGEIVSAMREMPKAMKAMAWMSLFQWYAMSGYWGYVTNSISRSVYGTADASTAAYRDAVLTNGQIGAFFNLIAFVSALAMAPMARRVGAGRLHAFCLTLSGFAMLAMPLIGVKELLFVAAIGIGLGWGSIMGNPYIILADTIPPERTGVYMGIFNMFICVPMLVFAGTMTFAYEPLLGGDARNVLRVSGVCMLLAAIAVWRIKEGRGSAVAAAG; this comes from the coding sequence ATGACTGCAGCCACGATACCCGCCGCAAGCAGCGCCTACGCCGGACCGCGCCCGCAGTTGAGCGTGGCGCAGATCCTGCAGATGAACCTTGGCTTCCTGGGGCTGCAATTCAGCTTCGGCCTGCAACAGGCCAATATGTCGCCGATCTGGGGTTACCTGGGGGCTGAGGAAAAGAACTTCGCCTGGCTCGGCATCGCCGGGCCTTTGACCGGGTTGATCGTCCAGCCGATCATCGGCTCGCTGAGCGACCGGACCGCTTCGCGCTGGGGGCGGCGCACGCCGTATTTCCTGGCGGGTGCGGTGATGTGCGCACTGGGCTTGTTCCTGATGCCGCTCTCGGCCTCGGTGCTGATGGCCTTTTCACTGCTGTTTCTGCTTGATGTCGGCAACAACGTGACGATGGAGCCCTATCGGGCTTATGTGAATGACCGGCTGGAGGCTGATCAACGCGGCTTCGGCTTCCTGAGCCAGAGCGCCTTTACCGGCCTGGCCCAGTGTCTCGCCTATCTCAGCCCCACGCTGCTGGTGACCTGGTTCGGGCTCAGCAAGGATGCGACGGCAGGTGGCGGCATCCCGACTTTCACTCTCGTTTCGTTCTGGATCGGGGCCGTTCTCTCGCTTGGCACGATCTTGTGGTCGATCACGCGCGTGCCTGAGCTGAAGCTGCCTGACGCCGAGCGCGCCCGCCTTGCCGCCCTGCCAAAGAACCCGGCCGCCACCCTGGGCGAGATTGTCAGTGCGATGCGCGAGATGCCCAAGGCGATGAAGGCGATGGCCTGGATGAGCCTGTTTCAGTGGTATGCGATGTCGGGTTACTGGGGCTACGTCACCAATTCGATCAGCCGTTCGGTCTATGGCACCGCCGATGCCAGCACCGCCGCCTATCGCGATGCGGTGCTGACCAACGGCCAGATCGGGGCTTTCTTCAACCTCATTGCCTTCGTGTCCGCGCTAGCCATGGCGCCGATGGCGCGGCGGGTGGGGGCGGGTCGGCTCCATGCCTTCTGCCTGACGCTGTCGGGCTTTGCGATGCTGGCCATGCCGCTGATCGGGGTGAAGGAACTGCTGTTTGTCGCTGCGATCGGGATCGGGCTGGGCTGGGGCTCGATCATGGGCAATCCCTATATCATCCTTGCGGATACGATCCCGCCCGAGCGGACCGGGGTCTACATGGGGATCTTCAACATGTTCATCTGCGTGCCGATGCTGGTCTTTGCGGGCACGATGACCTTCGCTTATGAACCGCTGCTAGGCGGCGATGCGCGCAATGTGCTGCGCGTGTCGGGCGTCTGCATGCTGCTGGCCGCGATCGCGGTCTGGCGGATCAAGGAAGGGCGGGGAAGCGCAGTTGCCGCAGCCGGATAG
- a CDS encoding alpha-galactosidase: MPQPDSWIVLNGRASTLVLEVVPGEAPLWRYWGPRLPDGVTPPASLRSTRPTPSFSPDFDQPLSLVPGLGQGWFGEPGLKAHREGRDWTFQVTDCAVQQDARRATVSLTDQVARIALTVTLALDPDSDVLTVFTTLTNQGETPLDVHWLAAAVLPLPDCSKSVRSFSGRHNTEFVPVEDALTRSQWRRENRRGLTSHDCVPGAVVLADGCAYGAQLAWSGNHCQLIDWVDDGRWQWQLGEALMPGEVRLGPGETLTSPEVLTTCAADANGVAQNFHAAIRARMDWPGSAMRPRPVHLNTWEGFYFDHDEAALKDLADAAAKAGIERFVLDDGWFHRRGDDTTSLGDWWPDNVKYPNGLGPLADHVTGLGMEFGLWVEPEMINPDSELYRAHPEWTLQIAGRPLITARNQLVLDMGRIDVRDYLYERLAGLLNELPIRYLKWDHNRDLTAAGERPSFRKQVLGAYDLLARLRRDFPAVEIEACAGGGGRIDAGIARYTHRFWTSDNIDAVSRVSIQRGYLQFFPPELMGSHVGAAPAHATGRIQTMRFRNHVALPGHFGVELDLRKLSDRDLARLGEGISRYKALRDRLHQGHVWQGKGADGLLWQAHGSVEALVLLITRIDPQTQRHAPGLRLPMLDPARRYQVGETDYDGAWLVQQGLPLPPLRGEDGLVLEVTAL; this comes from the coding sequence TTGCCGCAGCCGGATAGCTGGATCGTTCTCAATGGCCGTGCCTCCACCCTGGTGCTCGAGGTGGTGCCGGGTGAGGCGCCGCTGTGGCGTTACTGGGGGCCGCGCCTGCCCGATGGGGTAACGCCGCCCGCAAGCCTGCGCAGTACGCGCCCGACCCCCAGCTTTTCGCCTGATTTCGATCAGCCGCTCAGCCTTGTTCCGGGCCTGGGGCAGGGGTGGTTTGGCGAGCCTGGGCTCAAGGCGCACCGTGAAGGCCGAGACTGGACCTTCCAGGTGACAGACTGTGCGGTGCAGCAGGATGCGCGGCGCGCAACGGTATCGCTCACCGATCAAGTGGCGCGGATTGCCCTGACGGTAACCCTTGCACTCGATCCGGACAGTGATGTCCTGACTGTCTTCACCACCCTGACCAACCAGGGCGAGACGCCGCTCGATGTCCACTGGCTTGCCGCCGCGGTTCTGCCATTGCCGGATTGTTCCAAGTCCGTCCGTTCCTTCTCCGGCCGTCACAACACGGAGTTTGTCCCAGTCGAAGATGCACTGACCCGCAGCCAGTGGCGGCGGGAGAACCGGCGCGGGCTGACCTCACACGATTGCGTGCCGGGTGCGGTGGTCCTCGCCGACGGCTGTGCCTATGGCGCGCAACTCGCCTGGTCGGGCAACCATTGCCAGCTGATCGACTGGGTCGATGATGGCCGCTGGCAATGGCAGCTGGGCGAGGCGCTGATGCCCGGCGAAGTGCGGCTCGGTCCCGGGGAGACGCTTACTTCGCCCGAAGTGCTCACCACTTGCGCCGCCGATGCCAATGGTGTGGCGCAGAACTTCCATGCCGCGATCCGCGCGCGGATGGATTGGCCCGGCAGTGCGATGCGCCCGCGCCCGGTCCACCTCAACACCTGGGAAGGTTTCTACTTCGATCACGACGAGGCCGCGCTGAAGGATCTGGCCGATGCCGCCGCCAAAGCCGGGATCGAACGCTTCGTGCTTGATGACGGCTGGTTCCACCGCCGCGGCGACGACACCACCAGCCTGGGTGACTGGTGGCCGGACAATGTGAAGTATCCCAATGGTCTGGGCCCGCTGGCCGACCATGTGACCGGGCTCGGCATGGAGTTCGGGCTGTGGGTCGAGCCAGAGATGATCAACCCGGACAGCGAGCTCTATCGTGCGCATCCCGAGTGGACGCTGCAGATCGCCGGCCGCCCGCTGATCACCGCGCGCAACCAGCTGGTGCTCGACATGGGCCGGATTGACGTGCGCGATTACCTCTACGAGCGCCTGGCCGGACTGCTGAACGAGTTGCCGATCCGCTACCTCAAATGGGACCACAACCGCGACCTCACGGCTGCTGGCGAACGTCCTTCGTTCCGCAAGCAAGTGCTCGGTGCCTATGACCTGCTCGCGCGGCTGCGGCGCGATTTTCCGGCGGTCGAGATCGAAGCCTGTGCTGGCGGCGGCGGGCGGATCGACGCTGGGATCGCGCGCTATACCCATCGCTTCTGGACCAGCGACAATATCGATGCGGTCAGCCGGGTCAGCATCCAGCGTGGCTACCTGCAGTTCTTCCCGCCCGAACTCATGGGTAGCCACGTCGGCGCCGCACCCGCGCACGCCACCGGGCGGATCCAGACGATGCGCTTTCGCAACCACGTTGCCCTGCCCGGCCACTTCGGGGTCGAGCTCGACCTGCGCAAGCTGAGCGACCGCGACCTGGCGCGGCTGGGCGAAGGTATCTCCCGCTATAAGGCGCTGCGTGACCGGCTGCACCAGGGCCACGTCTGGCAGGGCAAGGGTGCTGACGGGCTGCTGTGGCAGGCCCATGGCAGCGTCGAAGCCTTGGTACTGCTGATCACTCGGATCGATCCGCAGACCCAGCGCCATGCTCCGGGACTGCGCCTGCCGATGCTTGACCCGGCGCGGCGCTACCAGGTTGGCGAGACGGATTACGACGGTGCCTGGCTGGTGCAGCAGGGCCTACCGCTGCCGCCGCTGCGCGGTGAGGACGGGCTGGTGCTTGAGGTGACGGCGCTATGA
- the eda gene encoding bifunctional 4-hydroxy-2-oxoglutarate aldolase/2-dehydro-3-deoxy-phosphogluconate aldolase: MKSIEEVMRLAPVIPVLVIEDAAHAVPVAEALVRGGLPVLEVTLRTAAALDVIRAMKTVPGALVGAGTVLNEYALDDALSAGSEFIVSPGLTKPLARAAEAAKVPFLPGIATPSDIMRGLDLGLDRFKFFPAEANGGIPALKAISAPFGSVRFCPTGGITATTAADWLALDAVLCCGGSWLVGKGEPNVAAIEAAARSAAALAR, translated from the coding sequence ATGAAATCGATCGAAGAGGTCATGCGTCTTGCCCCGGTCATCCCGGTCCTGGTGATCGAGGATGCGGCCCACGCCGTGCCGGTTGCCGAAGCGCTGGTGCGTGGCGGCCTGCCCGTGCTCGAAGTGACCTTGCGGACTGCCGCTGCGCTCGACGTGATCCGGGCAATGAAGACGGTGCCGGGCGCCCTGGTCGGCGCGGGCACCGTGCTCAACGAGTACGCGCTCGACGATGCGCTTTCGGCGGGGAGTGAATTCATCGTTTCGCCGGGCCTGACCAAGCCGCTGGCCCGCGCGGCCGAAGCGGCCAAGGTGCCGTTTCTGCCCGGGATCGCCACCCCGTCCGACATCATGCGCGGGCTTGATCTTGGGCTGGACCGGTTCAAATTCTTCCCGGCCGAGGCCAATGGCGGCATTCCGGCGCTGAAGGCGATCTCGGCTCCGTTCGGTTCGGTTCGATTCTGCCCCACGGGCGGGATCACTGCGACCACTGCAGCAGATTGGCTCGCGCTCGATGCCGTGCTGTGCTGCGGCGGTTCCTGGCTGGTCGGTAAGGGTGAGCCCAACGTGGCGGCGATCGAGGCCGCCGCCCGCTCCGCCGCTGCGCTGGCGCGATGA
- a CDS encoding phosphoenolpyruvate carboxylase, with the protein MNRLAELDRRLQELHVRTAETPLFNPVFQLGLELSRELESGQLTLGELEGLVAELECQGLQARATRLARLAGPVDPTVNDASIARLAGEEADFPAFAARWAKPLAHVVFTAHPTFLLSRAQGEAVAASASAETIGEATTCVASSVREPITLDSEHAQAMEALARAQNARDRITGLLFAAARKRWPDQWRSLSPVPLRLASWVGYDMDGRTDITWATSLRYRLSEKAQRLAGYAAALEPVAPDLAQQLSRASAYAAGQAAVFAADLSAPAALSAAANAFTADDPDKLTSLTGTIAALEQRAATADDDTAESLLRVVAAMRADGLGMGWIHFRVNASQLQNAIRRRIDPDGKLDLASQAALVRLRELLGAVKPLRANMAALAIENSTAVRQFLLIAQILHHIDADTPIRMLVAECEQPTTVLAALYFAELFGVADKVDVSPLFETESALEHGGRFLDAVLSEPHYQAYARRRGRVSIQTGFSDAGRFVGQIPAALAIERLQGRLSEAMAANGLTDVAALIFNTHGESMGRGAHPTSFADRLEWPLSPWARRRFVRAGIALEPEVSFQGGDGYLFFGTPELAYATLTRFAELAPAQADPDAAPDPFYRRTDLSLDFYRAIRRVQQGYLASATYARAVTAFGLGLLNETGSRKSRRQSDLAADRTMSLRQIRAIPHNAVLQQLGYPVNVIAGFGTAADGNYEAIAALLRDSHRGRQLVRLVRAANSLASIKTVAAYGELFNSAYWASRPYRGDEEGIADACLALAEYLTKDDRTGVYRRFASRLRVDALKLHKLLALIPDEAPLAGREQVRRELGVLQALRLALFQHMFIRAVSVPTFSRANDISRDDVLEMVFTLRIDEALAQLRRAFPASAPGVDDFAVSEPSDYPDEGAVGYGAIHRDNIEPIAAAHALVLRITTAIANQFGAHG; encoded by the coding sequence ATGAACCGGCTGGCCGAGCTCGACCGGCGGCTACAAGAGCTGCACGTTCGCACGGCCGAAACGCCGCTGTTCAATCCGGTATTCCAGCTTGGGCTGGAGCTGTCGCGCGAGCTTGAAAGCGGCCAGTTGACGCTGGGCGAGCTCGAAGGCCTGGTGGCCGAACTGGAATGCCAGGGCCTGCAAGCCCGGGCGACGCGGCTCGCGCGATTGGCCGGGCCGGTCGATCCCACGGTAAACGACGCCAGCATTGCCCGGCTGGCCGGCGAGGAAGCCGACTTTCCCGCCTTCGCCGCGCGCTGGGCCAAGCCGCTGGCCCACGTGGTGTTCACCGCACACCCGACCTTCCTGCTCTCCCGCGCTCAAGGTGAAGCGGTTGCGGCTTCGGCCTCGGCAGAAACCATCGGCGAAGCGACTACCTGCGTTGCCTCTTCGGTGCGCGAGCCGATCACGCTCGACAGCGAACATGCCCAGGCCATGGAGGCGCTGGCCCGCGCCCAGAATGCGCGCGATCGGATCACCGGCCTGCTGTTTGCGGCGGCGCGGAAACGCTGGCCCGATCAGTGGCGTTCGCTGTCGCCAGTGCCACTGCGGCTGGCGAGCTGGGTCGGCTATGACATGGATGGCCGCACCGACATCACCTGGGCGACTTCGCTGCGCTACCGCCTGTCGGAAAAGGCCCAGCGGTTGGCGGGCTATGCGGCGGCGCTGGAGCCGGTCGCGCCCGATCTTGCGCAGCAGCTTTCGCGCGCTTCGGCCTATGCCGCAGGGCAAGCTGCCGTCTTTGCAGCAGACCTGTCAGCTCCCGCCGCGCTCTCCGCCGCAGCCAATGCCTTTACTGCCGATGATCCGGACAAGCTGACCAGTCTGACCGGTACGATTGCCGCGCTGGAACAACGCGCGGCGACAGCTGATGACGATACGGCCGAGTCCTTGCTGCGCGTCGTCGCGGCGATGCGCGCGGATGGCCTTGGCATGGGCTGGATCCACTTCCGGGTGAACGCCAGCCAGCTGCAGAACGCGATCCGCCGCCGGATCGATCCCGATGGCAAGCTGGACCTAGCCAGCCAGGCCGCGTTGGTGCGGCTGCGTGAGCTGTTGGGTGCGGTAAAGCCGCTGCGTGCCAACATGGCCGCGCTGGCGATTGAGAACAGCACAGCAGTCCGCCAGTTCCTGCTGATCGCGCAGATCCTGCACCACATAGATGCCGATACGCCGATCAGAATGCTGGTGGCGGAATGCGAGCAGCCGACCACGGTGCTGGCCGCGCTCTATTTCGCCGAGCTTTTCGGGGTGGCCGACAAGGTCGATGTCTCGCCATTGTTCGAAACGGAGTCGGCGCTAGAGCATGGCGGGCGGTTCCTTGATGCCGTACTGTCGGAGCCGCATTACCAGGCCTATGCCCGCCGCCGCGGGCGGGTGTCGATCCAGACCGGCTTTTCGGATGCCGGCCGCTTTGTCGGGCAGATCCCGGCTGCCCTGGCGATCGAACGGCTGCAAGGCCGGCTGTCCGAAGCGATGGCAGCCAATGGCCTGACCGACGTTGCCGCGCTGATCTTCAACACCCACGGCGAATCGATGGGCCGCGGCGCCCATCCGACCAGCTTTGCTGACCGGCTGGAGTGGCCGCTATCACCCTGGGCGCGGCGGCGGTTCGTGCGGGCCGGGATCGCGCTGGAGCCCGAAGTGAGCTTCCAGGGCGGCGATGGCTACCTGTTCTTCGGGACGCCCGAGCTGGCCTATGCCACGCTGACCCGCTTTGCCGAGCTGGCACCGGCCCAGGCCGATCCCGATGCGGCGCCCGATCCGTTCTACCGCCGCACCGACCTTTCCCTCGACTTCTACCGTGCGATCCGCCGCGTGCAGCAGGGCTATCTGGCCAGCGCAACCTATGCCCGCGCGGTCACGGCCTTTGGCCTCGGCCTGCTCAACGAGACCGGCAGCCGCAAGAGCCGCCGCCAGTCGGATCTTGCCGCCGACCGGACGATGAGCCTGCGCCAGATCCGCGCCATCCCGCACAATGCCGTGCTCCAGCAGCTGGGCTACCCGGTCAACGTGATCGCGGGCTTCGGCACGGCGGCAGACGGGAATTACGAAGCGATCGCCGCGCTGCTGCGCGATAGCCACCGCGGTCGACAACTGGTGCGGCTGGTGCGGGCAGCCAACTCGCTCGCCTCAATCAAGACCGTTGCCGCTTATGGCGAGCTGTTCAATTCGGCCTATTGGGCCAGCCGCCCCTATCGCGGCGACGAGGAGGGCATTGCCGATGCCTGTCTGGCGCTGGCCGAATATCTTACCAAGGATGACCGCACGGGGGTCTATCGCCGCTTTGCCTCGCGCCTCCGGGTTGATGCGCTCAAGCTGCACAAGCTGTTAGCGCTGATCCCGGATGAGGCCCCGCTGGCAGGCCGCGAGCAGGTGCGGCGCGAACTGGGCGTGCTCCAGGCGCTGCGCCTTGCCCTGTTCCAGCACATGTTCATCCGCGCCGTCTCGGTGCCGACCTTCAGCCGCGCCAACGACATCAGCCGCGATGACGTGCTGGAGATGGTCTTCACCTTGCGGATCGACGAGGCTCTCGCCCAGCTGCGCCGTGCTTTCCCGGCCAGCGCACCGGGTGTGGACGATTTCGCGGTCAGTGAGCCGAGCGACTATCCCGACGAGGGCGCAGTCGGCTATGGCGCGATCCACCGTGATAATATCGAACCGATTGCCGCTGCTCATGCGCTGGTCCTGCGTATCACCACGGCAATTGCCAACCAGTTCGGCGCGCACGGCTAG
- a CDS encoding cation:proton antiporter, with protein MTPTQLSIAFFLQVAVILVTCRLVGTAAQRWFGQPRVVGEMIAGVLLGPSLFGALAPEVQGFLFPKESKPILFVIAQFGVGLYMFLVGLGFDREEFFKGAKGAAAVSLAGMAAPFAVAVAIAPWLLNHGDLFTPEVSQFEATLFMGAAIAITAFPMLARIIHERGLSGTALGTLSLSAGAIDDAGAWVLIALVLASFGDGPQVAVLAIGGGFTFALFMILFAPRLLMVLNRRIEVTGMDETLLAIVLILYLLCAWAMDAVGIHAVFGGFLLGTAMPRGRLTAAIREKLEPVTVVLLLPFFFTYSGLHTELTLLGDPALLAVAALILVLSIAAKGGACYLAARLSGQDHATASGIGALMNARGLMELIVINIGLQRGIITPALFAMMVVMAIVTTLMASPLFEALYGRRARAEGRL; from the coding sequence ATGACCCCGACGCAGCTTTCCATCGCCTTCTTCCTGCAAGTGGCAGTGATCCTGGTCACCTGCCGCCTCGTCGGCACAGCCGCGCAGCGCTGGTTCGGCCAGCCGCGCGTGGTGGGAGAGATGATCGCAGGGGTCCTGCTGGGTCCCAGCCTGTTCGGGGCACTCGCGCCCGAAGTCCAGGGCTTCCTCTTCCCCAAAGAATCCAAACCGATCCTGTTCGTGATCGCCCAGTTCGGGGTGGGGCTCTACATGTTCCTGGTCGGGCTGGGGTTTGATCGCGAAGAGTTCTTCAAGGGTGCCAAGGGCGCGGCGGCAGTATCTTTGGCGGGTATGGCGGCTCCTTTTGCCGTGGCCGTGGCCATTGCTCCTTGGCTGCTCAACCACGGTGATCTGTTCACCCCCGAAGTCAGCCAGTTCGAAGCCACGCTGTTCATGGGCGCGGCGATCGCGATCACCGCCTTTCCGATGCTGGCGCGGATCATCCATGAACGCGGCCTGTCGGGCACTGCGCTGGGCACCCTGTCGCTATCGGCCGGGGCGATCGACGATGCTGGCGCCTGGGTCCTGATCGCGCTGGTCCTCGCCAGCTTTGGTGACGGGCCGCAGGTCGCGGTGCTGGCGATTGGTGGCGGCTTTACCTTTGCGCTGTTCATGATCCTGTTCGCCCCACGACTGCTGATGGTGCTGAATCGCCGGATCGAGGTGACCGGCATGGATGAGACGCTGCTGGCCATTGTCCTGATCCTTTACCTGCTCTGCGCCTGGGCGATGGACGCGGTCGGAATCCATGCCGTGTTCGGCGGTTTCCTGCTCGGTACGGCCATGCCGCGCGGACGCCTGACCGCGGCAATCCGTGAGAAGCTGGAGCCGGTCACCGTCGTGCTTTTGCTGCCGTTTTTCTTCACCTACTCAGGCCTTCACACCGAACTGACGCTGCTGGGCGATCCGGCGTTGCTGGCGGTCGCAGCGCTGATCCTGGTGCTGTCGATCGCGGCCAAGGGCGGTGCCTGCTACCTTGCCGCCCGCCTGTCCGGGCAGGACCACGCCACGGCTTCGGGGATCGGCGCGCTTATGAACGCGCGCGGGCTGATGGAGCTGATCGTGATCAACATCGGGCTGCAACGCGGGATCATCACCCCTGCGCTGTTCGCGATGATGGTGGTCATGGCGATCGTTACCACGCTGATGGCCTCGCCGCTGTTCGAAGCGCTCTATGGCCGTCGGGCGCGGGCGGAAGGACGGCTGTAA
- the galK gene encoding galactokinase yields the protein MIGALHRLFRESFGAMPELVARAPGRVNLIGEHTDYNDGFVLPCAISRQTMVAARRRDDQQVRIVAGDLGGATTSFSLAEPVTPDSAAPWSNYVRGVVDGLLDAGIDLPGADLAIMGDMPQGAGLSSSAALENAAGLGLAALAGQPNFDRTRLALIGQRAEHRFAGCQCGIMDQLVSARAVAGSALLIDCRSLECSPVPLPDGLAVMIVHSGIERGLVDGEYNLRRQQCEAAARHFGVAALRDLDMLPDPGGLDPVTYARARHVVGENARTVAAADALRGGELTRLGELIAESHAAMRDDFAITLPAIDGLVALLQDAIGSQGGARMTGGGFGGAVVGLLPLSEVERIRGAVLAGYRTPDGQPPLVMIEAPAAGASLI from the coding sequence ATGATCGGCGCATTGCACAGGCTGTTTCGGGAGAGCTTTGGCGCGATGCCGGAACTGGTCGCGCGCGCGCCGGGCCGCGTCAACCTGATCGGCGAGCATACTGATTACAACGACGGCTTCGTCCTCCCCTGCGCCATCTCGCGGCAAACCATGGTTGCGGCACGGCGGCGCGATGACCAGCAGGTGCGGATTGTCGCGGGCGATCTTGGCGGGGCGACGACCAGCTTCTCCCTGGCTGAACCGGTCACACCGGACAGCGCCGCGCCTTGGAGCAACTATGTGCGCGGCGTGGTTGACGGGCTACTGGATGCAGGGATCGACCTGCCCGGTGCGGATCTGGCGATCATGGGAGATATGCCGCAGGGGGCAGGCCTCTCGTCCTCCGCCGCGCTCGAGAATGCCGCAGGTCTGGGCCTGGCGGCATTGGCGGGTCAGCCGAACTTCGACCGCACACGACTTGCCCTGATCGGTCAACGCGCCGAGCATCGCTTTGCCGGTTGCCAATGCGGAATCATGGACCAGTTGGTCAGTGCACGGGCCGTGGCCGGATCGGCGCTGCTGATCGATTGTCGCTCGCTGGAATGCAGTCCGGTGCCGCTGCCCGATGGGCTGGCGGTGATGATCGTTCATTCGGGGATCGAGCGCGGGCTGGTTGACGGTGAATACAACCTGCGCCGCCAGCAGTGCGAGGCGGCAGCGCGCCATTTCGGCGTCGCGGCGCTGCGTGATCTGGACATGCTGCCGGACCCGGGCGGGCTTGATCCAGTCACATATGCCCGGGCGCGCCACGTGGTCGGGGAGAATGCGCGGACTGTTGCAGCAGCTGACGCCTTGCGGGGCGGCGAGCTGACCCGACTCGGTGAACTGATTGCAGAGAGCCACGCTGCGATGCGCGATGATTTTGCGATCACGCTGCCGGCAATCGATGGACTGGTAGCCTTGTTGCAGGATGCAATCGGCAGCCAGGGCGGTGCGCGGATGACGGGCGGGGGCTTTGGCGGCGCTGTTGTCGGGCTGCTGCCGTTGTCCGAGGTGGAGCGAATACGCGGCGCGGTGCTGGCGGGTTACCGCACCCCTGATGGGCAGCCGCCGCTGGTGATGATCGAAGCCCCAGCTGCCGGCGCAAGCCTGATCTGA